The genomic stretch tcACGCTTCTGTCCCCTTCAAAACCTCtgaatatgttatatatatatatatatatatatatatatatatatatatatactgtatatattgtttaagCTCCATTCCATGTTTGTCACAAAAAGCGTAACGCCCACCCTTCAGTTCCAACTTCGATAAACACTGCTTGCTCCTTTAGCCGCTGGCTCGGCCGTCGCCGTGTTGAGCGCAATGCGGAGGTAATACTCTGAATTACGTAAACTTAAACAGAACATATGACACTTCATGATCACTCACAGGACACATTCAGCCACGATGAATGGTCAATACATATGGATACGCATACTGCAGAAAAACTGATTCCAAAATACTATTTTTGGAGAGGATTTTGTTCATGAACACCAATCTACAAATTTCCTAAAGACCGAACCCATTACCTGGGACCTTGGTCATTATACTGAGGGCTAAGCAAGTTACTCTTCTAAACTTGGGATGCCTCTGACGTAGTCACTACAAGTTGATGTCAGAATTACTCATTTGTATGTGCAgtatgtaatatgtgtgtataggTGTCAGTGCTTCAGTGCTTTGATCTTCTTTGCTCTTGTCCTCTGGGAATGTGTTATGTTTAGCAGAGATGTTAGGGCTGTTTCTACATGGATATAAAGCCTCCATGTCTTACTGTTCCCAGAGGACCAGGATGTTCATGCTTTCAAAGAAATATTAAGTCCAGATATAATTCTTTCCATGCTTTCCCCTCAGGAAACAGTCACCTAGTTAATGTATTTCACTTCTTATattcacgttgttgttgttgttgttgttcttttcaaGTGAGTGTTCATATGCGTTGGAGTTCATGTTCAAAGACTCgagaaaatatgtttcacaGTTTACAACATTTTTCTGCTCTTTCTTTATTTGCTAATATGAATGCACCTCTCAACCACTTTTCCATATTTCATTTCAGGAGCACTTCACTCCGGAGTGTAAGTTCAAGGAGAGTGTGTTTGAGAACTACTACGTTACATACTCCTCCATGCTCTATCGCCAGACCCAGTCTGGCCGCTCCTGGTATATCGGTATCAACCGTGATGGCCAGGTCATGAAGGGCAACCGGGTAAAGAAGACCAAAGGAGCAGCACACTTCCTGCCTAAAGTTATAGAGggtttgtgtcctttgtgtcactgtggaacaatgtaaACCAGTCGCTTGGTTATTAATCACCTCCCTTATTGTTAACCAACAGCGTCTATCTTTGTCTCACAGTTGCGATGTATAAGGAGCCATCGCTACACGAGCTCGCTGCCGAACCAGTGAGTCCTCCTCGCAAGACAGTGAAGACATCAGATTCGCCGTCCCTGAAGAACGGACGGAAAGAAGCTCCCAAGGCTGATGCTTCATAGCACAGGAGACTGAGGGTGGGACAAAGGGCAGCAGTGACACTGGGAATACAGTCGCCCATTATGCACTGAGGGTGGCTGAGGGAATGGCACCTCACTGGCCACCGCATTCCAGAAGTGCACTGCGAGATGCTGACAGATgatggggtcagaggtcaatcAGCAGCCAAGAAAGCCTGAGagaggagtccccccccccccgcccctcaccCGTCAGGAAGCCCACGGCCTGAGCCAGTAGTACgaccacctccctcctcctcctctctgtttgtctctttctctgtccccCTGTGACTTCCTAATGCACCGTCTTCTTCATTTCTCTGTCATGCTCAAGCTTCTTTGTCCCACCGACAATTTCATCTTCTCTCACAATGGTCtgctctattgtactgtatattcACCACTCACGCATTTCCAGTGCTGACTCTGCATCATAATCCTCACCCCTGGGCCCCTCTTGAGCCCTAAAGTTGGTGACAGTGTGGCTCCGAAAGCTTTCCACCCACCATCTGCCGTACAGCTAAGCTAATCACCGAGGTCAACTAAAGCTCAATGTGAGATGAAACGGCTCACAGAGGAAAGATATCCtgggtcaggtcaggtcaggtgaGCAAAATGAGTGTATGGGAAAGCTGTAGCTATATTTAAAGAGTTTATGACATTGAAAATGTTATTAGTTATTACTTTCGttttcgtttttgtttttttatttaaatatattagaACCCTCCTGTGATAAAAAATGAACATTCCCGACAGCCCGGATGGAAATGGAGATAGATACGGAAACAACGAAGATGATAACAACTCTCAAAACCTAAGATCAAAACAATAGCAAAGCTGTGATGATAATGACAAAATCAGGATTTCAGAAGACATGTATGATTGGAAATGTATGGACCTCACAAGAGAGGCCCTGCTTGCATAAGTGTCatataaaactaaaatatgatttatataaattaCTATTCTCCCTGGGAAGATGAGCCATAAAATAGAGCATACAGAGTTTTTACTCCAGACTCTTAAACACCTGAGCAATATTGTACCAAGAAGCCAGAAGATTAATctcagtatgtgtgtgcgtgtgtgtgaatgagtgagagtGTAAGCGTCACCCTTCTTCCAGCCTCTTCTCGACCAGGTCACTCCTTATTATTgcgttataataataatatataaatggcATTTAACAAATGGGGCATGTTTTAAATCCATGGTGGATCTGAACTTGGCCacctaagaaaaaaaaaggagccatAGTGTATACTTCAGTCAGCATCTGCTGTCAGCATAAAGCCAGGTTTGAAGCCGAACATCAAAGCCAGAGGAGCCTCTGAGCTGGAGCACTTGTTATTCTGAGAACGTCTGGCAGCTTATCCACTCACTAGCTTTATCAAATCACCTTGGAAGAATCGCCCCTCAAAAATGTAGTTGTCTGAGTGAATGTTTCGGTTTGATTGTGTTTtaaccctctgtgtgtgtgtgtgtgtgtgtgtgtgtgtgtgtgtgtgtgtgtgtgtgtgtgtgtgtgtgggtgtgtatgtgtgtgtgtgtgtgtcttctacAGTATGGATGCACTGTGTGCAAATGAGAGCCAGTGCAGAGGAGAGATACAGAGATGCTGTGGGTAACCTCTACGTGTCCTTGAGACGGGACACGACATTGTGTCTTTGAGTTCAGTGAATCAGTGATACCTGGAGGAACATCCGTCTGGCTTACCTTTTCCACTGGCTTTAGAGAAATGTGTACATTCTAAAACGGCTGCGAGGACCCACACATACGGTACTTCATTGATGTGATATTTTCAGAAATTTTAATCAACTTTGATTTGCGCTCTTAATTAGTTACAATTCGAGAAGAAAACATGTGATGGCCTTCTAAATGGGAGCTGTCAGGGTCTTGGCTTGTAACGTTGGGTGCTGTCCGCTCTGGTCACCCACTGAGGGTAAAACCACCGAGCACAGACGGCAGCGAGTCCCCTTGTTATGTCAGGAAGAGCGACGCTGGGAGAAGTGGAAGGCAaactggaagaaaaagaaaaaagctcatTATATGGCCGCTAACAATCGCACATAATCTCTAGGAGGTTCAAAGcattgggatggggtccaattTTAATGGTAACATAATAAAGAGGGGGACAGAATGTGAAACGGGGGCTTTACGAATGTGCTGTACTGAGGGCGAAGTAAGTCGGAAACAGTGTGTTGAATTGTAAAGAGGTCGGCAGTTATTTAGAAAGAGTGAAGGATTAGCAGGTGTATTCTTGAGGAATGTTGATAAGGAATTTCTGCGGCAAAGTAAGCGAGATTCTTGGCAGGGTTTTATGCGGCATGTggatatgataattaatgtaAGACAAAGAGGCATGTAAGGCACTGTGAGCTATTTATGACAAGGGGTCTATGGAGGAAATTAGTTGGAGAGCTTTGCATTTTTTCATTAAGTCTTTAATTTTCTGGGCTTTTCCAGGAGGAATATCATTCAGTACAAATTTGGATATTTTGTCCTTGTAGCAGATTTTGCATTGTAGACTTACAAATCTCTATTTTTGACAAGCCAGCGCTCCCTCTACCTGGTGAATTTGGTACAGCCTGGTATGGTTTCTAACTGTGCATTACTAACTACTGTACGATATCAAAGTGTGTATGCTTTGGGCTTATTTTAGTCGTTACTACTCATCCAGTTTTCTTCTTCATACCAGATCACATTTCAAAGCTTTCATAAGTCCGCTCTATGAAAGGAAAGTATTTGAAGGTGCAAAGCGTGAGTCAGCAAGGAAATATTGCATGACGAAATGagactttttctctctcttcgtTAACATAGTGGGGGCTGGATCGTATAATTACTTTCTTTATCAATTCATCTGCTTATAATTTCCTTGGTTAATCATTCCGTCTCATAACTGTCAGAAGATGGTGACAAACGCCTGTTGTAGTTTCCCACATCCCAGATGGGAatcttcaaatgtcttattttgtcAGGTGAAGTCCAAATCCTGATATTAAGtatacaaatgtaaaagaaaaaagtaaaatcatcaccttttgtttttaaagctgcaacCAGCATTTTTGGGGGGCATTTGTGCTGGAATAGTAGCCAATTCATTTTTGATTGACTTATAGATTAATTGTAGCAGCTCTGCTTTACATAAAAAGAGGATGGAAAGTAAGTAAACTTTCAGATTTTACAGTTTATAGTTTAAATGACTTTGATTACATCATAGAGATCCAAATCCTCCAAAGGTTTCTTTCCTAAAAAGGGACCAGTGCTTGTCGTATGACTGAAAAAGGCCGCGGGAAGTTGTGCGATGGTGAAACtgcatgtagacagacaggaaCAGAGAATGTTACGTAATCCGATGTTGAATGTTAAGTGAAGAATGAAGTAGAATGTAGGACAGGAAGATCTGAAGAGAACAGGACGATGAATGTGAAGTAAAGGATGTCGGGGAGGTTCGGAGACGTTAGTGCAGTGAAGgcgaaacaggaagtagaacttTCATGCAGGACACTGAGTGAAACTATAGCTCTGCTGTTGAATGTAAAAGTTACGTAAAAGCTAGCTGGATGTCGTGTAGTTTGAAGACGTCAGAAAGTGTTGTGTGAATATGCGTTTACCTTGAAAAGCCAACAGCGAGGCGTTGACatgggaaaataaaaataacacgGATGTGGTTTATGTGCCCTACTCACCTCTCTTTAACCACAGAATCTACAGcccattcattttattttcaacactCCATTGTCTGTGGAGGTGTGtactaacagtgtgtgtgtgtgtgtgtgtgtttgtgtgtgtgtgtgtgtctatgatGAAGAGTAAGATAAGACAAGACAGAGAGGCaaggagaaaaggaaagggCAGGAGATTGAAACGGTGATCGATAGactcaataaaacacaaacgaGAGAACAGCCACCAAAGAAATGTCCCCAAGGTCTGCCAGAGACAGCAAAATCCATTCGCTCATAATGAACTGCGTGGGCTGCCGTTTGATTTCTAACTGTAAATTCAACGAAGAATCCACTTGGGGCGATAACGgaagttgtttttgtcatcCTGTCCTTTGAGACACGTATCTGCTAAAGGTCAAGTCGGGAGGAAGTCTTTAGAGCGTTGCACCCTTCAAGCACTGGGCACTGATTGAAGTGTTTAAAAGCTACCAGGCAGATCATTACAAACAAACAGGGACGCTCCCAACTTTATCACAGTTAGTGGGAATAACAGGCAATAATGGATATTAAACTTCACCCGTGTTTATGTTTGAGCAGTGCAGTAGAGATTTAATACTTTTATTGCACTGTTACCAACATCCAGGGACACTTCTCTGGAGCAATCCTCAGTAGCTTCTGATTGGAAGCGTATTACAAAGAACCGAAAAGGCATTTTAATCACACTGAATACAGTATCGCAATACCATGCGTCGTTAGCGTGAATTAATGTGCAAAACATGAGACCGTTCCGAGCCATGTCTCttttaatttatctttttttcttcttctttttttcttttttttctttttttactaaagTGGCAAAAATTTAGAAAACTTTTGTGAATAACCCCAAACGATTCTCACAAAGATCCAACTTTAAAAAACAGCCCCTTGCGATCACACAGAAGCTCGTCACTGTCCACAATCACAGTTCATTCCAACGTTGTATTCTAATAATGTAGAACTGCAGTTATTCGCAGTCGGTCTCGGCCCCAAATATTGATGCCAACTGCTCTGACCATAATTACATACTGAAATGTTCGCCATGCAAAATTGTCTAATTACAGAGAGAATCTGTGTATAAGTGGCTGGCTCTAATGGAAAAAGAAGCACTGTATTGTTTGTAGGCATACTTTCTAAACATCAATCCAATCACACTCAGAGCTGCTTTACTGCCCTGCGATGCTCAGATTTCACAATCTATGATGAGGTTCTGTTGTTTACATCATGCTGTAATGTTATGATAACTATCATAATGGATTCCTGGTTATAATGCCTTGTTATGCTTTAAGTGCGACACTTCCAAATGTGACACGCTCCTTACACTTGATTGGTGCTCTCCTATTATTGAAATTAtggatttcttttaattttcttttgcaAATGAGTGACCAAAACccataaaaaaggaaagaagataaATCAGTCTTCAAATGAGAGTGCGATGTGTGCCGTGCTCACATTTCCAAAGTATTCAATATTGAAAGCATGATACTTTCCCGATTAAATTTGATCTTGATCTCTCTACGGCGTAGCAGCATGCTTCCAGACAACCCAACATGTCCGGAGGGACTAAATGTACGGAATGCTGCcagtttacatgtttgttaTGTCAATAATACAATTAGTATATATCTGATGTACTATGTCAGGTCTATTCTtgtcagaaatgtatttaaataatcGGTGTTGATGATTTTTTTCTATTGTCTTTCAGTTGTTCTACCTTGTCATGTTTCCTTCCTAATGCAAACTCCTCAGAATTGTTGTTGCTGTCCAAATGTTGCTCCCtatttggtgtgtttttgtctttggtCGGCACTggtgtgtgcccccccccccccccacccccccttgaGTGAACTGAACCCAGActgagttgtgtgtttgtgaaagatGCAATGTATTCAAGTGAAAACAGCAGGATTACAACCTTAAGCCAATATGAGTCCTGTCATACACAGCAATGACCCTGGTGGTCTCAGAGTTACGGTCACGCAAGTCTTCCAGGAAGTTCCCCCAACCTCTATGTCctactataactatactataactcCAATCTCCTTGTCTTccatataaaacatttttaaaaaaacaatgaaaaaaaaaagaagaagaaaaagaaccacaaaagaaaaaagaagccatAAATAAAAATGGGCCTCGGCACTGATTAGCCACGGAGAGACGGCCTGGATCCTCAGGCACCTCCCGAGTGTCACCAGGGATTCAGACACGTGTTGGACTCCTCACAACAAGAGCCAAAGCAAGTGGCTCGGAACGTACTGGCTTTTTTGACTACTTCGGGAAGCAGCA from Cyclopterus lumpus isolate fCycLum1 chromosome 14, fCycLum1.pri, whole genome shotgun sequence encodes the following:
- the fgf11b gene encoding fibroblast growth factor 14 isoform X3, with product MQPDGSMDSTRDESSSFSQFNLIPVGLRIVAIQGAKTGLYLAMNSEGYLYTSEHFTPECKFKESVFENYYVTYSSMLYRQTQSGRSWYIGINRDGQVMKGNRVKKTKGAAHFLPKVIEVAMYKEPSLHELAAEPVSPPRKTVKTSDSPSLKNGRKEAPKADAS